Part of the Flavobacterium sp. MDT1-60 genome, GCAATCCTAAACCAATTCCCCTTAAAATCAAAGGCCAAAACATATGCTCTACACCAGTATCAGGCGTCATACGGGTCTGCATCATAAAGGTAAAGAAGAAGAATACTAAAAAGCCAACTCCAACCATATATCCCTGAGGAACTCCTTTTTGAATCATATTTCCAACAAAAGGCATCATGATTGCAGTGGTAATAGAACCTGGAATTAATAATAATCCGGCGTCCATTGCGGTCCATCCTAAAATAGACTGTGTATAAATCGGGATAATTAAAGTTGACCCATAAAGGCCAAAACCAAGAATAAAACACATTACAGTTCCTATTCGTAGATTTCCGTCTTTTAAAACACTTAAATTTACAATAGGATGCTTATAGGTTAGTTCTCTCCATATAAATAATATTAATCCAAGAACTGAAACGGCGCTTAAAGTTACAATAAGCGAATCGTTAAACCAGTCATCCTGCTGTCCGTGTTCTAAAACGAATTGTAACGAACCAATAAAAGCCGTTAATAATATAATTCCCCACCAGTCAACCTGATTGGCTTTTAATTTCTCTCCATATTTTGGACTTCTCACAAAACTTATTGCCAGAATAGTAGCAATAATTCCGAGTGGAATATTAATGTAAAAGATGTACGGCCAGGAATAAGTATCTACTAAATATCCTCCCAATGGCGGACCTAATGTAGGGCCAACAATCACGCCCATTCCGTAAATGGCCTGTGCCATACCTCGTTTTGCTACTGGGTAACTTTCTGTAATAATAGTTTGTGCTGTTACCAGAAGGGCACCTCCACCCATACCCTGCACAAATCTAAAAGCTACTAATTCCCAGATATTCGTGGCATTACCGCATAAAAAGGAACAGACAGTAAAAATTATGATTGAGGCCACAAAATAATTACGTCTTCCAAATTGCTGCGAAAGCCAGCTCGTCATCGGAATTACGATAACATTCGCAATTGCGTATGCTGTAATTACCCACGCCACATCAGTCAGGGTTGCACCAAGACTTCCCCTCATATGTGTCAGTGCCACGTTTACGATCGTGGTATCTACAATTTCCAGCAGTGCACATAGAACTGCGGTAATTGTTATGATCACACGTCTATAACCGTATTCTACTAAATCGTCGTCTCCTTGTACTGCTGTCATGTTATTTCAAGTGTACGTCTACATCAACATTCATTCCTGGTCTCAATAATTTTACTTTTTCAGGATCGTTTGATTCATCTAAGCTAATTTTGACTGGTAATCTCTGAATTGTTTTTACGAAGTTTCCTGTTGCATTATCTGGCGGTAATAATGAAAAACGAGATCCTGTAGCCGGTGAAAATGAAGTTAGAGTACCTTTAAATTCGTAGTTTGGGTACGCATCTACTTTTAAGCTTACTTTTTGTCCGACAATCATTTTGTTTAATTGCGTTTCTTTAAAGTTAGCAACAACCCAGGCTTCATTATTATTGATGATATAAAATAAAGATTGTCCTGGCTGAACCAATTGTCCTGGTTGAATATCAACTTTAGAAACCTGACCATCAATAGCAGCAGTTACAACTGTATAACTAAGATTTAAGTGCGCAACATCCAACATCGTTTTTGCTCTTTTAATGTTTGCTGCTGCAACTTCTGTTTGTTTGTCAGAAGCTTTAGATTTAGATTCAATTACCGATTTTTGGTAAGAACTTGCTCTTTGTTGTTGTTCTAAAACACGTACTTGATTTTCAGCTTCTTCTTTTGCAGTCTGAGCCTGCTCAAATTGTTGTTTTGTAATGGTATGTGTTTTGTACAAATTGTTGTAACGGTTGAAATCGTTTGTAAGTTGTCTCAATCTGATTTTTGCACTTTCGATAGAACCACTTGCAGATCTCATATTGGCATCAGACACTGAGATACTTGCGTATGCACTTCCAATATCCGCTTTTGCAGCTTCGTATTGCCCTTCAGCGCCTAATAATGCAGCATTTGCTTCGTCAATCTTCAATTGATAATCTCTCTTATCGATAGTAAACAGCGTATCTCCTTTTTTTACAAAGTCGTTATCTTTTACATACACTTTGCTGATATATCCAGATACTCTTGGAATAATTGGATTCATTTTTTTCTCAATCTGAGCATCATCCGTTTCTTCGTGAGCCTGTCCGTGTAAGTATTTTGATATTCCGTAAGTTCCTCCCAATAAAACCAAAACGGTTAGTATAATGATGAATTTAGTATTTGTTTTTTTCTTTTCCATGAGAGCTATCGATTATATTTTAGAAAGATTGAATGATTGTGATAATTGTCCTGATACTGATAATAATTCGTAATATTTTTGAATTATAGTCGCTTTTGATAATGCAGTGTTGATTTTAGCGCTTAAGTGCTCAACATCAGCCTCAACCAAATCATTAGTATCTGATAGGCCGTTGTCGAATTTATCTTTTACAAGTCTGTAATTTTCGGATGCTTGCTGAAGTGCTTCATCATAAACTACACTTTGATTGATCGCCAAGTCATAATCTTCAATAGATTTCTGAACTTCAATTTTAATACGATCTGTCATGATAGCTTCTGTATTTTTTACTTCTAAAGCTCTGCTCTCAGCTTCTTTAACATGTGCATTGTTTTTGTAGATTCCGGATAAATCATAAGATAAACCAACTCCAAAATTCATTGCATATTTCACCGTAATAAAATCTTTAAGATCTAAGGCAGTATAACCTCCAAGTAAGGCAAGAGAAGGATAATAACCCGCTTTTGCAATTTTAATATTGGCTTCACTCGCTTTTTGTTGGAAACGAATAGCCTCTAAATCTTTTCTGTTTTCAAGTGCTGATACATCAGATGTTGGAGCATTGGTTGTTTTTAAATTAAAAAAGTCAGCTTCATTAACACTTAGTTTAACGCCTGGATCTAATTTTAGCAAAGTCGTCAGATAATAATTAATATTGTTGATGTTGTTATTTGCTTCATCAATATTTAATTGTGTTTTTGAAACCAATAATTGTGCTTTTAATAAATCATTTCTTGGAATGATTCCGTTTTTCTCTAATTCCGTAAAATCAGTTACACGCTGTTTAGCCTGCTTTTGATTTTCGTTTAAAAGATCTAATGTTTTTTGTGCTTTGTATAATGCAGTATAATACGTAATTACACGTAAAGCAACATCTTCTTTTGTTTTAGCGGCATAAGCACTTTCGGCCTCATATAAATTATCTGATGCTTTTATGCTGTTTTGGATTTTAAATCCCGCAAATATAGGCAGGCTAAGACTTGCCTGACCAAACATTGCCTGATCCGGAGATGGCATTGGTTCAGCACTTGCTTCATCGCCGTTATTGTGCATGTCAATTGAGGCTTTTGTCAATCTTTGGTATTGCCCTGAAATTTTTAAATCAGGATACTGATTATTTTTAACGTCTTGTAATTCGTATTTTTTTGTGTTTACCTTAGTGTTGGCAAGCGTAACTTCGTTACTTTTTTCCCAAGCCAGTTTTACGGCTTCGTCTAAGGTTAAACTTGTTTTCTCTTGTGCTTCTATTGATGAGATTCCAATGAAGAAAATACCAAAGAGCAATAATGGATTAATTTTCATAAACAAGTAGCGCTTTTATAGTTTGTTGAATGTGCTTTGTAAGACTGGTTTTAATGTAATTATTATACATTTCTTCGGTTTTTAAATTCAGTAGTTCCACAAAAAAAGATTTATTCATGTGAAAGTGAAAAAAGGTTCCGATTATGGTCGGTGTGAGAAGCGGAATTATAACATCTTTTCTGAACACGCCTTTTGACTGGCCTTGAGCTATAATGCTTTCTACAGATTTAAGATTTCCTTTTTTTAATTCGGTAAAGGCAATCATGCTTTTTTCTCTCTTTTCTGAATTAAGTTCAAAGTGTAAAACTCTGAAAATCCCTTTGTTACAACTGATTCTGTTAATGTAAATTTCGATTAATTTATTGACTTTTTCAATCGGTTCCAGATTTTCCTGTAATAAATTTTCGAGTTGTAATTTTAAATCAGAAGTTTTGTAAAGAATTAAAGCTTCCAGTAGTCTTTCTTTTGAACCAAAATAATACGAGACCATTGCAATATTAATTTTTGCATGTTTTGAGATATCCCGTATCGATGTACCCTCAAATCCTTTGTCTGAAAATAGCTTTTCAGCAACCTCCAGAATCTGAATTTTTTTATCGTTTAATTCGATGTTCGACATAGTAGTGTTTCTAATCGGATACAAAATTAAACAAGTGTTTAAATTAAACGACTGTTTAATTTTTGTTTAACAAAATATTAACATAAAACGGTGTAGTTGTTTTTTATGATAATTTCTGACAAAAGGAATAAAAAAAGCTGGATTAGCATCTTAAAATGTTAATCCAGCTTAATGTCGTATGCTCAAGTTTGTCATTTCGACGAAGGAGAAATCCTCGCAAGTAACTCCGCAATCAAAAGACTCAATCTTTGTCGAGCCACTTGCGGAGATTCCTCGTTCCTCGGAATGACAAGCAAGATGTTATTTTATTTTTATTTTGAATTTAATTATCGAATCTCCCCAACAAATTCAGAAATTTTTCCACTTCCACTTTCACTCAAATGTTTAATAAAAGCACTTCCAATAATAGCACCTTTTGCAAATTTTGTAGCCTGATTAAAAGTTTCTTTATTTGAAATTCCAAAACCAACAATTTGTGGATTCTTCAAATTCATGTTCCCGATTCTTTCGAAATAACTTTCCTGAATATTTCCAAAACCAGATTGAGAACCCGTAACGCTTGCAGAACTTACCATATAAATGAATCCGTTTGAAACACTGTCGATGAAACGAATTCGTTCGTCTGAAGTTTGTGGCGTAATTAAGAATACGTTGATTAATCCGTATTTTTCAAAAATAGCTTTGTATTCATCTGCATAAACATCAACTGGTAAATCCGGAACTATTAAACCGTCGATACCAATTTCAGCACATTTTTTACAAAATGCCTCAACGCCATACTGTAACATTGGATTAAAATAGCCCATAATAATCAATGGAATTTTTACGCTTTCGCGGATGTTCTTTAGCTGATCAAAAAGAATTTGAGTTGTCATTCCGTTATGAAGAGCCGTTGTTGAACTCGCCTGAATCGTTGGCCCATCTGCCAAAGGATCACTGAAAGGCAAACCAATTTCGATTAAGTCAACGCCATTTTTTTCTAGATCCTGAATAATCTGAACCGTATCGTTTAAGTTAGGATATCCTGCTGAAAAATAAATAGAAAGTATCTTTTTATCTTCTTGTAATTTTTGAGTTATTCTGTTCATTGTTTTATGTTTTTCTCCTGCAAGGTTTCCAAAACCTTGTAGGTATTTATTAATTTATTTTTTTGCCACAGATTAAAAGATTTTCACTGATTATGGCTTGAAATTTATTTCACGCAGATTTAAAATAGATTTAAGCTGATTTGCGCAGATCTTTTTTTAATTAATTTTAAATCTGCTCTAATCTGCCAAATCTGCGTGAAAAAAATCTTTTTAATCTGTGCAATCTGTGGCATTATTTTTTAAATCTTGACAACTTTACTTGTCCAATTATCATTTTTATTCTCCACTAATAAAAGTCCTGAATCTGTATTGTTTATTTGTCCAACCAATTCTCCTTTAGTATTCCAAAAAGCACTTTGTCCGGCCGAAGGATAACCCCATGATTCTCCACTGAAATTAGACATTAAAACATTCATTTTATGTTTCTCAGCATAACTTTGTAAATCTCTATAGGCATTCGGAATTCCGTTTGGTGTAAAGAAAATACTGGCGATATAAATATCAGTTGCTCTTTTGCAGGCATTTTCCGGATGTAATGGATTATCAATATCGGCACAAATGGCAAACGAAATTTTTTTGTTTTCAATCGTAATCATCGGATTATAATTAAATGAAGATTGAAAAAACTCATCTTCGCCTTCGTGTAAAAATTGCTTTGTATAAATGGAAACCGAATTATCCGGAGAAATAACAAATTCTCCAATAAACAATTCAGATTCTATTTGAATTGGCGCACCGGCAATAATGGTAATATTATTTTCAGAAGCCATTTTTTTCAAATGATCCAGTCGCGAATCGTCTTTTTTGAAAGCTAATTTTTGAGCATGCTCTCTTTCATAACCTGTAATAGACATTTCAGGAAATGCGATTAATTGTGCTCCGTTTTGCACAGCCAATTCAATAAGACGATAATGATCTACTAAATTAGCTTCAATATCTCCTCGGGTTGGTTTTGTTTGTGCTGCTGCTAGAATCATTGTTTACTTTTATTAATTTTCCATATAAATCCAGGCAACTGTTCCCGAATTCAGGCTAACCTCAACTCTTTTATAAGCATTAGATTCAAATAAATCTACTTTAGCTAAATCTGCTGTTGAAACATCAAAGACTACACCATGTATGATGTCTGATGAATCTGAGCTTGGTATTACTACAACATAGTCCGCCATTCCAAATTCTTCTTCTATTTGCAGGCTTTTTAGTTTATGTCCTAAAAGCTGGTCTGGAGTTCCGGTTAAGATTCTATTAAAAACCTGCCTTTGAATTTCTTTCGATCGTAATGTTCCGTAAGAGAATAACTTTTCCATAATTACTATTTTTCTCGTTTTCTGTTTTACAACTTAAAATAATCAATATAATTGTCTAAATCTTTATCGCCACGTCCTGAAAGACTTATAACCACAATATCAGTTGGCTTAAATTTCTTTTGATCTAATACAGCAAATGCATGAGCGCTCTCGATCGCCGGAATAATTCCTTCTAATTTTGTTAGTTGTAAACCTGCGTTCATCGCATCGTCATCAGTAACAGAGAAAAACTCACCACGCCCGGTTTGTGCCAAATGTGCGTGCATTGGGCCAACACCAGGATAATCTAAACCTGCAGAAATCGAATATGGTTCTGTAATTTGTCCGTCTGGCGTTTGCATTAAAAGGGTTTTACAGCCGTGTATAACGCCTACTTTTCCTAATTTGCTTGTTGCGGCGCTATGACCGCTGTCAACACCTTTTCCGGCAGCTTCAACGGCAATAATTCCAACTTCCGGTTCATGCAAAAAGTGGTAATAAGTTCCGGCTGCGTTACTTCCCCCACCGATACAAGCAACAACATAATCAGGATTTTCACGGCCTTCTTTTTCTTTTAACTGCCATTTGATTTCTTCTGAAATAACACTTTGAAAACGCGTCACCATATCCGGATAAGGATGCGGGCCAATAGCCGATCCAATAATATAATGGGTGTCAACCGGATTGTTGATCCAATCTCTAATCGCTTCGTTTGTTGCATCTTTCAACGTTCTTGAGCCTGAAAGTGCCGGACGAACCTCAGCTCCTAACATTTTCATACGAGCCACGTTTGGTGCCTGACGCGCAATGTCGATTTCGCCCATATAAACGATACATTCCAAGCCCATTAAAGCACAAACTGTAGCAGTTGCAACACCGTGCTGACCAGCACCGGTTTCTGCAATAATTCGTTTTTTTCCTAAACGTTTTGCTACTAATATTTGTCCAATCGTATTATTGACTTTGTGTGCTCCGGTATGATTTAAATCTTCTCTTTTTAGATAGACTTTAGTATTGTATTTTTCAGATAAACGCTTGGCAAAATAAAGCGGACTAGGGCGCCCAACGTAATCTTTCAGCAATTGGTCGAATTCTGCCTTAAAATCAGGCTCGCTTGTGATTTTTAAATAATTCTGACGTAATTCTTCTACATTCGGATACAGCATTTCGGGAATATAAGCTCCTCCAAATTCTCCGTAATATCCTTTTTCGTTGACGTTAAAGTTCATTTCGTTTAAAGTTTAAAAGTTGGCAACATCAAATTTTCGTTTGAAATTGCTAAATAGATTTTTGTTTTTCAGCCCCGGTTCGATTTCAAATTTACTATTTACATCGATAGCATAAATAGGTAAATTGGTTTTTGAAATTTCTTCGATAGCTTTTAATTCGTTAATTCCGATTCCACCACTCAAAAAGAAAGGCTTATCAGATTTGTATTTCTTTAATATGGTCCAGTCAAATGTGGTTCCGTTGCCACCTGGTAATTTTCCTTTTGTATCAAATAAAAAGTAATCGCAGACACTTTCATAAGGTTTTAAAATCTCAAAATCAAAGTCATTATCTGCAGAAAATGCTTTTATGATTTCGATTTTCTTTGGCAATTGTTTTTTTAATTCTGATAAAAATTCGACAGATTCATCTCCATGAAGCTGAACGGCTTGTAAATTGTATTTTTGAACTTTATCCAGGATTTCTTCCTGAGGCTGATTTACAAAAACACCTGTTTTTTTGATCGTTTCTATCAGTTCCGGAATTTCTCCGTTAAAATATCGAGCGGATTTCTCCCAGAAAATAAATCCCATATAATCGGGTAGGAGTGCACCTACTTCGAGTATATTTTCAGGATATTTCATTCCGCATATTTTGAGTTTCATTTTTTAATGCTTTAAGCTATAAGCAATAAGCTTTAGGCTTTTATGCTTTGTGCTGATTTTTTTAAATGCTTTAAGCATATGCTTTAGGCTTTAATACTTTATGTTGAATTTTTATTCGGCTTTTACTAAAAGCTTAAGGCTTATAGCTTAAAGCCTACAGTTGGCTTATAAAGTCAATAGCTGCTTGTCCGGCGTTATCAGTTTTCATGAAGTTTTCTCCAATTAAGAAACCAGTGTAACCGTAAGGTCTCAATTCTGAAATGGCTTCAATGGATGAGATTCCGCTTTCTGAGACTTTTACAAAATCATTCGGAATTTGCGATGCCAGTTGTTTACTGAAATCCAGACTTACTTCGAATGTTTTCAGGTTTCTGTTGTTTACGCCAATCATGTCTAAAGTCGGCATAATTGATTTTTCTAATTCTTCCTGATTGTGAACTTCTAATAGAACTTCCAAACCTAGTTTCTTTGCAAATTCAGATAATGATTTGATTTCTTCACGAGTTAAAACCGCAGCAATCAATAAAATCAAATCCGCTCCAAAAGCTTTGGCTTCCAGGATTTGATATTCATCAACAATGAATTCTTTTCGCAACAGCGGAATATTAACACTCGCTCTTGCCAAAAGTAAATCGTCTAATGAACCTCCAAAGTATTTTCCATCGGTTAAAACCGAAATTCCGCAAGCGCCAGCGTTTTCATATCCTTTGACCACTTCTTCAACCGTAAAATTATGATTGATAACTGATTTTGAAGGTGAACGACGTTTGTGCTCCGCAATAATTCCTGTTGAACTTGTTCTTAATTTTTGACTCAAAGAAATCGTTTCTCTTCCAAAAAACACTGAATTTTCCAATTGTGAAACCGGAATGATTGATTTTTTAAGAACGACTTCTCGTTGTTTATCGAAGATTATTTTATCTAAAATATTCATGATTATTGTTTTGCCACAAAGACACAAAGGCGCAAATTTATTAGTGCAAATTCGTGAAATTTGTGTTTGTTTTTTATTTGCTTAATTCTTGTAATGTTTTTAATGCTTGAAGTCCTTTTCCAGAGAAAAGACTTTCTTTCGCTAATTCAAATCCTTCCAACGGAGAACATTTTGTAACTGTTGCAATTGCCATTGCAGCATTCGCACAAACTACATTATTCTGTGCTTCTGTTCCTTTTCCTGAAATAATGTTAGTGAACATTTCTGCCGATTCTTCGATTGTTTTTCCGCCTTCGATTTCGGTTTGGGATAAAAGACGAACACCAAAATCTTCCGGTTTCAACATGCCTTCCATATGTGATGTTATCATTTTGGTTGGACCTGTTAAGGAAATTTCGTCATATCCGTCAAGCGAATGCAAAATTGTAAAATTGATATCGGTATTTTGATATAAATAAGCATACATTCTAGCCAATTCAAGATTGAATACTCCAACCAATTGATTTTGTGGAAACGACGGATTTACCATTGGTCCCAACATATTAAAGAACGTTTTTACCGCCAACTCTTTTCTGATTGGCCCAACATTTTTCATTGCCGGGTGAAATAGAGGAGCATGTAAAACGCAAATTCCGGCTTTGTCAATGCATTTTTCTAAAAATGAAGGATTGTTGCTGAATTTAATTCCCATTTTTTCCATCACGTTGCTTGATCCTGAAATAGATGAAACCCCGTAATTTCCATGTTTTGCTACTTTTATTCCCGCTCCGGCTGAAATAAAGGATGCTAAAGTTGAGATGTTAAACGTGTCTTTTCCATCACCACCCGTTCCGCATAAATCGATGGTGTTGTAAGCTGATAAATCAACACGAATACATAATTCCAATAAAGCTTCACGAAAACCGGAAAGCTCATCAATAGTAATACTGCGCATCATAAATACGGTCAAAAATGCCGAAATCTGACTTGGATTATAATTTCCGCTTGAGATATTAATCAATACGTCTTTGGCTTCTTCTTTTGAAAGCACTTCGTGGTTGATTAATTTATTTAATATATTTTTCATTCTTTTTAGTCTTAAAGTCTAATGTCGAAGGTCTTAAAGTCCGAGACTCTACTATTTTTATTTAATGTTATTTTTTAGTTGCGTTTTTTTAGCGTATTTGACTTTATGACTTTCGACATTAGACTTTACGACTAAAATGTTTAATGTTCATTTCCCTGATAAATCCACATCGGTTCTGTTTTTCCGGCTCTTTCAAATCCGTTTTTTTTATAAAAATCAACAGATCTTCCATCGGCAGTTAACATTTGCATGTGAAAATGACTGTATTTCTCCTGCATTTTATCCATGATCAATTTTCCGATTCCTTTTCCCTGATACTCCGGAAGTACCAATAAATGCGGATAATAAACGGTTAAAAATCCATCAGAAATCGCATTTCCAAGTCCGACTAATTTTTTTCCTTCCCAAGCTGTTATTAAGGTCTCCGAATTTAAAAGAGCATTATATAATTCATTTGGTTTATTTGCTGAACTCCATTCATTGGCTTTATATAAAATCAAAATATCTTCAATGTTGATTTCTTTTGTATCTGAAATTTTTATTTCCATTTTTTTTAAGGTTCTAAGTTTTGGACTGTGACTGTAAACTGAGACTGTATACTAACTTTTTATCCAGTTCTCTAAAATCATTTTTCCTTTTGGAGTCAATACACTTTCGGGATGAAACTGAACACCTCTAACATCAAAGGTTTTGTGTCTTAGTGACATAATTTGACCGTTTTCATCTATTGAAGTTGCTTCTAACACGTCTGGGAGGTTAGCATCAACAACCCATGAATGGTATCTTCCCACTTCAAATTCATCTCCTAAACCTTCAAATAAAATTTCATCAGAAACAACCGTTTTTACATTGGTTGCCACACCGTGATATACCTTATCAAGGTTCGAAAGCGTTCCGCCAAAAACTTCCCCAATCGCTTGCTGTCCCAAACAAACACCTAAAATGCTTTTCGTTGGTCCGTATTTCTGAATTACTTGTTTTAATAATCCTGCTTCATCCGGAATTCCAGGTCCGGGAGAAAGTAATATCTTATCGAAAGTTGCGATTTCGTCAATATCAAATTCATCGTTTCTGTAAACGGTAACTTCGCAGTTTAAATCTTCCAGATAGTGCACTAAATTATAAGTGAAACTATCGTAATTGTCTATAACTAATATTTTTTTCATTTTTTTGAGGTGCTAAGTTGCTAAGGTTCTGAGTTGCTAAGTTTTTAATCTGTGACCGAAAACTGCGACTGAAAACTTTTTTTTATTTTTCCCGAACGTATTTTTCTGTAATAATTCGGTTGATTCCTAATTTTTCTACTTTTTCGATTCCTTTTTGAGTCAACGTATCATTTTTGATTTTTACTACGAACTCAAATTTGCCATTTTCCCATTGACGATTATTGAAATATTCCAGATTTTCGGTGTAAACACTATCTTTCAAAGTATATTTTCCGCCTCCGCCAAAGAATACTGCCGCTGTACTATCTTTTCCATTATTTAAATCATGATTGAAAAAAGCAAAATGGGTATCATTTATAATTTTAATCATTTTTGTTTTTGGATTGAAAGTCGAGAAAGTCGAATCTTTTTCTGTCGTTTCTGCTGATATAAGACGCCAGGTTCCTTTAATTGGATTCTCTTTTTTTTCCGAATTACAAGCTGTTACGCCAATGATTAAAAATAAAATTGAAATTGCTTTTTTCATGATTATTTATGGTTTGTTTGTTAATTATTTCGGGTTTTTACCAATCTTTGTCTCCAACGGTTGAAACCGTTGGCTATGTTTATATAGCATCTTTTAATTTGCTTTTCAACCATTCTCGAGGTTTCAACCTCGGGTAAACATCGCAGACTATCTGTGTCCCTGTGACTGTGACTGTAAACTGCGATTGAATACTAAATCTTCTCCGCCATTTCAAGTGCTGTATTCAAAGCTCTTAATTTATTATATACTTCCTGCATTTCGCTTTCTTCGTCTGAGCTGGCAACGATTCCTGCTCCGGCCTGACAATGTAGTTGGTGATTTTTGCTCAGGAAAGTTCTGATCATGATTGCGTGGTTAAAGTTTCCTTCAAAATCCATGAACCCGATCGCTCCTCCATAGAAATTACGATTTGTTTTTTCGTAATCTTCGATCAATTGCATCGCTCTGTGTTTTGGCGCTCCGCTTAATGTTCCGGCTGGGAAAGTATCGGCAACGACTTGCATTGTTGTCGCTTTGTCGTGCAAATGTCCCGTAACTTTAGAAACGAGGTGAATTACATGCGAGAAAAACTGAACTTCTCTGTATTTCTCCACGTTTACATCATGACCATTTCGGCTTAAATCGTTTCTGGCTAAATCGACCAACATAACGTGTTCGCTGTTTTCTTTTTTATCTTCTGAAAGCTGTTTGGCTAAAACGGCATCTTGTTCATCGTTTCCGGTTCTTTTGAAAGTTCCGGCGATTGGGTGAATTTCAGCTTTTCTGTTTTTTACGATGATTTGTGCTTCGGGCGAAGACCCAAATATTTTGAAATCGCCATAATCAAAAAAGAATAAATAAGGAGAGGGATTGATACTGCGTAAAGCTCTGTAAACATTAAACTCGTCGCCTTTGAAACCTTGGGTAAAACGACGGGATAAAACCAATTGAAAAACGTCTCCGCGGAAACAATGTTTTTTGGCTAAAGCCACATTGTGTTTGAATTCTTCATCGGTTAAGTTAGAGAAACCTTCGCCTTCTTTGGTAAATTTATAAGAGGCAATATTTCTTGATTGTAATAATTGCTCGATTTCTGAAATGTTGTTTTTTCCATCAACACTATGACAAAAAATGTATGCTTCATTTTTAAAGTGATTGATCGCAATGATGTTTTGATAAACCGCATAAAAAACATCCGGAATTAAAGTTGCACTGTCTTTTTTAGCAATCGAAACTTTCTCAAAATAACGAACGGCATCGTAAGAAATGTATCCAAATAAACCATTATTAATGAATTTAAAATCGTTTTTCTCCGACTTAAACTGGCTCGAAAATTCCTGAATTACTGCCGGAATATTAGTTGAAGCATCAATTGCAATTTGTTCCGTTGTTCCGTCAGGAAAAGTTTTAGAGATGATTTCGTTTTCAATTTTAATCGTTGC contains:
- the trpB gene encoding tryptophan synthase subunit beta, which encodes MNFNVNEKGYYGEFGGAYIPEMLYPNVEELRQNYLKITSEPDFKAEFDQLLKDYVGRPSPLYFAKRLSEKYNTKVYLKREDLNHTGAHKVNNTIGQILVAKRLGKKRIIAETGAGQHGVATATVCALMGLECIVYMGEIDIARQAPNVARMKMLGAEVRPALSGSRTLKDATNEAIRDWINNPVDTHYIIGSAIGPHPYPDMVTRFQSVISEEIKWQLKEKEGRENPDYVVACIGGGSNAAGTYYHFLHEPEVGIIAVEAAGKGVDSGHSAATSKLGKVGVIHGCKTLLMQTPDGQITEPYSISAGLDYPGVGPMHAHLAQTGRGEFFSVTDDDAMNAGLQLTKLEGIIPAIESAHAFAVLDQKKFKPTDIVVISLSGRGDKDLDNYIDYFKL
- a CDS encoding phosphoribosylanthranilate isomerase is translated as MKLKICGMKYPENILEVGALLPDYMGFIFWEKSARYFNGEIPELIETIKKTGVFVNQPQEEILDKVQKYNLQAVQLHGDESVEFLSELKKQLPKKIEIIKAFSADNDFDFEILKPYESVCDYFLFDTKGKLPGGNGTTFDWTILKKYKSDKPFFLSGGIGINELKAIEEISKTNLPIYAIDVNSKFEIEPGLKNKNLFSNFKRKFDVANF
- the trpC gene encoding indole-3-glycerol phosphate synthase TrpC; amino-acid sequence: MNILDKIIFDKQREVVLKKSIIPVSQLENSVFFGRETISLSQKLRTSSTGIIAEHKRRSPSKSVINHNFTVEEVVKGYENAGACGISVLTDGKYFGGSLDDLLLARASVNIPLLRKEFIVDEYQILEAKAFGADLILLIAAVLTREEIKSLSEFAKKLGLEVLLEVHNQEELEKSIMPTLDMIGVNNRNLKTFEVSLDFSKQLASQIPNDFVKVSESGISSIEAISELRPYGYTGFLIGENFMKTDNAGQAAIDFISQL
- the trpD gene encoding anthranilate phosphoribosyltransferase, with the translated sequence MKNILNKLINHEVLSKEEAKDVLINISSGNYNPSQISAFLTVFMMRSITIDELSGFREALLELCIRVDLSAYNTIDLCGTGGDGKDTFNISTLASFISAGAGIKVAKHGNYGVSSISGSSNVMEKMGIKFSNNPSFLEKCIDKAGICVLHAPLFHPAMKNVGPIRKELAVKTFFNMLGPMVNPSFPQNQLVGVFNLELARMYAYLYQNTDINFTILHSLDGYDEISLTGPTKMITSHMEGMLKPEDFGVRLLSQTEIEGGKTIEESAEMFTNIISGKGTEAQNNVVCANAAMAIATVTKCSPLEGFELAKESLFSGKGLQALKTLQELSK
- a CDS encoding GNAT family N-acetyltransferase, whose product is MEIKISDTKEINIEDILILYKANEWSSANKPNELYNALLNSETLITAWEGKKLVGLGNAISDGFLTVYYPHLLVLPEYQGKGIGKLIMDKMQEKYSHFHMQMLTADGRSVDFYKKNGFERAGKTEPMWIYQGNEH
- a CDS encoding aminodeoxychorismate/anthranilate synthase component II, whose protein sequence is MKKILVIDNYDSFTYNLVHYLEDLNCEVTVYRNDEFDIDEIATFDKILLSPGPGIPDEAGLLKQVIQKYGPTKSILGVCLGQQAIGEVFGGTLSNLDKVYHGVATNVKTVVSDEILFEGLGDEFEVGRYHSWVVDANLPDVLEATSIDENGQIMSLRHKTFDVRGVQFHPESVLTPKGKMILENWIKS
- a CDS encoding anthranilate synthase component I family protein, whose translation is MKPFILNTHYKQILADTITPVSIYFKIRDKFPNSLLLESSDYHGNDNSFSYICCNPIATIKIENEIISKTFPDGTTEQIAIDASTNIPAVIQEFSSQFKSEKNDFKFINNGLFGYISYDAVRYFEKVSIAKKDSATLIPDVFYAVYQNIIAINHFKNEAYIFCHSVDGKNNISEIEQLLQSRNIASYKFTKEGEGFSNLTDEEFKHNVALAKKHCFRGDVFQLVLSRRFTQGFKGDEFNVYRALRSINPSPYLFFFDYGDFKIFGSSPEAQIIVKNRKAEIHPIAGTFKRTGNDEQDAVLAKQLSEDKKENSEHVMLVDLARNDLSRNGHDVNVEKYREVQFFSHVIHLVSKVTGHLHDKATTMQVVADTFPAGTLSGAPKHRAMQLIEDYEKTNRNFYGGAIGFMDFEGNFNHAIMIRTFLSKNHQLHCQAGAGIVASSDEESEMQEVYNKLRALNTALEMAEKI